A portion of the Agrobacterium tumefaciens genome contains these proteins:
- a CDS encoding class II glutamine amidotransferase, with protein MCRLFAYSGKPVWLDSLLIEPEASLVSQSMAAREAKTVVNGDGCGLGWYGERGTPGVFRDTRPAWSDANLAALCHQLRSGMFMAHVRSATSGEVSRANCHPFAHGQYLFMHNGQIGGYEQIRRDIDSLIPDDIYSARRGTGDSEAIFLIAAGHGLDADPVRAISTALRLCLEKMIAAGVSSALRFSAVLMDGDCLHAFRWSSDDKPPTLYWRGLEEGIALSSEPFSFDCTPWCAVPPNTRVTIRAGGMTTEPFSLP; from the coding sequence ATGTGCCGCCTTTTTGCCTATTCCGGTAAACCGGTCTGGCTCGACAGTCTTCTGATCGAGCCGGAAGCATCGCTGGTCAGCCAGTCCATGGCCGCAAGGGAAGCTAAAACCGTCGTCAACGGCGACGGTTGCGGTCTTGGCTGGTATGGCGAGCGCGGAACGCCCGGCGTTTTTCGCGACACCAGACCCGCCTGGTCCGACGCCAATCTGGCCGCCCTTTGCCACCAGCTCCGCTCGGGCATGTTCATGGCCCACGTCCGCTCCGCCACATCAGGCGAAGTATCCCGTGCCAATTGCCACCCCTTTGCGCATGGTCAATATCTGTTCATGCATAACGGCCAGATCGGCGGCTACGAGCAGATCAGGCGCGACATTGATTCCCTCATACCCGATGATATTTATTCCGCCCGGCGCGGCACCGGCGACAGCGAAGCCATCTTCCTGATTGCCGCCGGCCACGGCCTTGATGCGGACCCGGTTCGGGCCATTTCCACCGCGCTGCGCCTCTGCCTGGAAAAGATGATCGCGGCGGGTGTTTCTTCCGCGTTGCGGTTCAGCGCCGTGTTGATGGATGGCGATTGCCTGCACGCCTTCCGCTGGTCAAGCGACGACAAGCCGCCAACGCTTTACTGGCGCGGGCTTGAAGAGGGCATCGCGCTAAGCTCGGAACCCTTTTCCTTCGATTGCACCCCGTGGTGTGCGGTGCCGCCAAATACCCGGGTGACGATCCGCGCTGGCGGTATGACCACTGAACCTTTTTCCCTGCCGTAA
- a CDS encoding SDR family oxidoreductase: protein MGLNLFDLSGRRALITGSSQGIGFALAQGLVEAGAEVVLNGRDEAKLKAAAAGIKGAKTLAFDATDHDAVRKAIDGFEAEVGPIDILVNNAGMQHRTPLEDFPADAFERLLQTNIASVFHAGQAVARHMISRGRGKIINIASVQTALARPGIAPYTATKGAVGNLTKGMATDWAKYGLQCNAIAPGYFDTPLNAALVADETFSAWLEKRTPAGRWGKVEELVGACIFLSSDASSFVNGHILYVDGGITASL, encoded by the coding sequence GTGGGCCTTAATTTGTTCGATCTTTCCGGCCGCCGCGCCCTGATCACCGGCTCGTCGCAGGGCATCGGCTTTGCGCTGGCGCAGGGCCTGGTGGAGGCGGGAGCCGAAGTGGTGCTGAACGGCCGCGACGAGGCAAAGCTGAAAGCAGCCGCCGCAGGCATCAAGGGTGCCAAGACGCTCGCCTTCGATGCCACCGATCATGATGCGGTGCGCAAGGCCATCGACGGTTTCGAGGCGGAAGTCGGCCCCATCGATATTCTGGTCAACAATGCCGGCATGCAGCACCGCACACCGCTGGAGGATTTTCCGGCCGACGCCTTCGAGCGCCTGTTACAGACAAACATCGCCTCGGTGTTCCACGCAGGGCAAGCCGTCGCGCGTCATATGATCAGCCGTGGACGTGGCAAGATCATCAACATCGCCAGCGTCCAGACCGCTCTTGCCCGCCCCGGTATCGCGCCGTACACCGCCACCAAGGGCGCCGTCGGCAATCTGACGAAGGGCATGGCGACGGACTGGGCGAAATATGGCCTGCAGTGCAACGCCATTGCGCCGGGCTATTTCGACACGCCGCTCAACGCGGCCCTGGTGGCAGACGAGACGTTTTCAGCATGGCTTGAAAAACGCACGCCGGCCGGCCGCTGGGGCAAGGTCGAAGAGCTTGTCGGCGCCTGCATTTTCCTGTCGTCCGATGCCTCGTCTTTCGTGAACGGACATATTCTTTACGTCGACGGCGGCATTACCGCCTCGCTTTGA
- a CDS encoding NAD(P)-dependent oxidoreductase produces MTEKNKIALIGAGAMGGAIGTRLIETGNHLTVFDLDAEKVAALTRLGAHSAETAAQAASLSDVVILSLNSPKIVRAAVFGKDGVAAGARPGTLIIDMSSIDPEATKELAADAAEKGLRWVDSPLSGGAPKALVGQLTLMAGGTEKDVADAHRVLRHVASNYTHMGPSGAGQTTKLINQVLCGLNFLAVAEATQLALDAGVDAAKIPQALKGGRADSAILQEYMPRYVAKDYRRTGRIDNMVKDLNGAQDLARRTNTAMPLTAVCAEVHRMLTAAGLGGEDQAALMEFFTGAKRTFTE; encoded by the coding sequence ATGACCGAGAAGAACAAAATCGCCCTCATCGGCGCTGGCGCGATGGGCGGCGCGATCGGTACGCGGCTGATCGAGACCGGCAATCACCTGACGGTTTTCGATCTGGACGCGGAAAAGGTGGCGGCTTTGACCAGACTTGGTGCGCATAGCGCCGAGACGGCGGCGCAAGCGGCTTCGCTCTCCGATGTCGTGATCCTCAGCCTCAATTCGCCGAAAATCGTCCGCGCCGCCGTTTTCGGCAAAGATGGCGTGGCGGCGGGGGCCAGGCCCGGCACGCTGATCATCGACATGTCCTCCATCGATCCGGAAGCGACAAAAGAACTGGCGGCGGATGCGGCTGAAAAAGGGCTGCGCTGGGTGGACAGCCCGCTTTCCGGCGGCGCGCCGAAGGCACTCGTCGGGCAACTGACCCTGATGGCCGGCGGCACCGAAAAGGATGTGGCCGATGCCCATCGCGTGCTGCGGCACGTGGCCAGCAACTACACCCATATGGGTCCAAGCGGCGCAGGCCAGACGACGAAGCTCATCAATCAGGTTCTTTGCGGGCTGAACTTCCTTGCCGTAGCGGAAGCAACGCAGCTTGCGCTGGATGCCGGCGTCGATGCCGCCAAAATTCCGCAGGCGCTGAAAGGCGGCCGCGCCGACAGCGCAATCCTTCAGGAATATATGCCACGTTACGTGGCGAAGGATTACCGCCGCACTGGCCGCATCGACAATATGGTCAAGGACCTGAACGGCGCGCAGGATCTGGCTCGACGCACCAACACGGCCATGCCGCTGACGGCGGTTTGCGCCGAGGTGCACCGCATGCTGACAGCGGCGGGACTTGGCGGCGAGGATCAGGCCGCCCTAATGGAATTTTTCACCGGCGCGAAACGCACCTTCACGGAATGA
- a CDS encoding Lrp/AsnC family transcriptional regulator — protein MIDDRDRRILAILQENAETPLADIADEVSLSLSACSRRITRLRAEGYVTGTMALLDRRKINLPTTVFLLVRTGLHAEDWLDRFHAAVSTIPEIVEVHRLTGNFDYILKLVLPNVEYYDTIYKQILRRVELYDMSAYISMETVKLSSSLPTTHI, from the coding sequence ATGATTGACGACCGTGACCGCCGAATCCTTGCGATTCTCCAGGAGAATGCAGAAACACCTCTCGCCGATATCGCGGATGAGGTGTCATTATCGCTTTCCGCCTGTTCCCGCCGTATCACGCGTCTGCGTGCGGAAGGATATGTGACCGGCACGATGGCGCTGCTCGACCGGCGGAAAATCAACCTGCCGACCACGGTTTTCCTGCTCGTGAGAACCGGCCTGCATGCGGAGGACTGGCTGGACCGGTTCCATGCCGCCGTCAGCACCATACCGGAGATCGTCGAGGTGCACCGGCTGACCGGCAATTTCGATTATATTCTGAAACTCGTGCTGCCAAATGTCGAATATTACGACACCATCTACAAACAGATCCTCCGGCGGGTCGAGCTTTACGACATGTCCGCCTATATCTCCATGGAGACGGTGAAGCTGTCGTCTTCACTCCCGACGACGCATATCTGA
- a CDS encoding aspartate/glutamate racemase family protein: MKRIGLIGGMSWESTATYYRMINEAVRDSRGGLVSADIVMHSLDFSEVVALQKANRWDEAGALLGAAGARLANAGADCVLICTNTMHLVAETVEKMSGVTLIDIIDETATALKADGRRKPLLLATRYTMEHGFYTDRMRRHGVDVVVPDEEDRAAIHDIIFGELCQGEIKSCSRERYMSVIEKARALGVDSVILGCTEISLLIDPDALPLPGYDSTAIHAQAAVGFALENKALNRAA; encoded by the coding sequence ATGAAACGGATCGGTCTGATCGGCGGCATGAGCTGGGAATCCACCGCAACCTATTATCGCATGATCAACGAGGCCGTTCGTGACAGCCGCGGTGGGCTCGTATCCGCCGATATCGTCATGCATTCGCTCGATTTTTCCGAGGTTGTCGCCCTTCAGAAGGCTAACCGCTGGGATGAGGCCGGCGCGCTTTTGGGCGCTGCGGGTGCGCGTCTTGCCAATGCGGGTGCCGATTGTGTGCTGATCTGCACCAACACCATGCACCTCGTTGCGGAAACCGTTGAAAAAATGTCGGGCGTCACTCTCATCGACATCATTGACGAAACTGCCACCGCATTGAAGGCGGATGGACGCCGCAAGCCGCTTCTGCTCGCCACACGCTACACGATGGAACATGGCTTCTACACCGACCGCATGCGCCGCCACGGCGTCGATGTGGTCGTGCCGGATGAGGAAGACAGGGCCGCCATCCACGACATCATTTTTGGCGAATTGTGCCAGGGCGAGATCAAGTCGTGCTCGCGCGAGCGCTACATGTCGGTCATCGAGAAAGCCCGTGCGCTCGGCGTCGATTCCGTCATTCTCGGCTGCACCGAAATTTCCCTGCTGATCGATCCCGATGCCCTGCCTTTGCCGGGCTACGATTCGACCGCCATTCACGCCCAGGCCGCTGTCGGCTTCGCGCTCGAAAACAAGGCCCTGAACAGAGCTGCATGA
- a CDS encoding aldose 1-epimerase encodes MTTSATGTGIASLTVSGNGFSAEIAYEGATLLSWRPRHADGNEKNLVDGYSSLQELQSQNGVRNGILAPFTNRIPQGQFKFGGEMHRIEPVLAHEDLVFHGFARALPFALDRSFEENDAHIIVFRAEILPAEFKGYPYHLAIEVEYRFAGHAVTIDIRGINGDDRPLPFAAGWHPYFRLPGISSIDDLLLTLPSQTAIETDENLIPLTDSETGILKRDDAAFLSAAPLAGHVLDVCFTDLIPSANGLYETRIENRNDGSSLTVWQERGHMHVFTGDTLARDRRKSIALEPVETPTNAFNQPQLEADITLQPGETRSFRFGFRFEAGR; translated from the coding sequence ATGACCACTTCCGCAACAGGCACGGGGATTGCCAGCCTGACCGTTTCCGGAAACGGCTTCAGCGCCGAGATCGCTTATGAGGGCGCGACCCTTCTGAGCTGGCGGCCACGACATGCCGATGGCAATGAAAAAAACCTTGTCGACGGCTATTCGTCGCTTCAGGAATTGCAGTCGCAGAACGGCGTGAGAAACGGCATTCTCGCCCCGTTCACCAATCGCATTCCTCAGGGCCAATTTAAATTTGGCGGGGAGATGCACCGTATCGAGCCGGTGCTTGCCCACGAGGACCTCGTCTTCCACGGATTTGCCCGTGCCCTGCCCTTCGCCCTCGACCGATCTTTCGAGGAAAACGACGCGCACATTATCGTCTTTCGTGCCGAGATATTGCCGGCCGAATTCAAGGGCTATCCCTACCATCTCGCCATCGAGGTGGAATACCGGTTTGCCGGCCATGCGGTTACCATCGATATACGCGGCATCAATGGCGACGACCGGCCTTTGCCCTTTGCGGCCGGCTGGCATCCCTATTTCCGTCTGCCCGGCATATCCTCCATCGACGATCTCCTTCTCACCCTACCGTCGCAAACAGCGATCGAAACGGACGAGAATTTGATACCACTCACCGACAGTGAGACGGGCATTCTCAAACGGGACGATGCAGCGTTTCTTTCTGCCGCGCCGCTCGCAGGCCATGTGCTGGATGTCTGCTTTACCGATCTGATCCCATCCGCAAACGGGCTTTACGAGACTAGGATCGAAAACCGGAACGATGGTTCGAGCCTGACCGTTTGGCAGGAGCGCGGCCACATGCATGTCTTTACCGGCGATACGCTTGCCCGCGACAGGCGAAAATCCATCGCGCTCGAACCTGTGGAAACACCGACAAACGCCTTCAACCAGCCGCAACTTGAAGCGGACATTACCCTTCAACCGGGTGAGACCCGAAGTTTCCGCTTTGGTTTCCGTTTTGAAGCCGGGCGCTGA